Within the Bacillus pumilus genome, the region ACGGTATGAATGCAGTGAAAAATGAAGTAGCTAAATTCACGAATCAAGACCGTAAAGAAGGTTCATTAGAAGAAGTGATTGAAGGCGCTGACGTTTTCATCGGAGTTTCAGTAGCGGGCGCTCTAACAAAAGAAATGGTTGGCAAAATGGCAAAAGATCCTGTCATCTTCGCAATGGCGAATCCTAATCCAGAGATTATGCCAGAAGATGCACATGCAGCAGGCGCAAGTGTTGTAGGAACTGGCCGTTCTGACTTCCCGAACCAAGTAAACAACGTACTTGCATTCCCAGGCATTTTCCGCGGAGCATTAGATGTACGTGCAACTCACATTAACGAAGAAATGAAAATTGCAGCCGTAGAAGCAATTGCTTCGCTTGTTTCAGATGATAAATTGTCAGCTGAATACGTCATCCCCGAACCATTTGATGCACGTGTAGCACCAGCGGTAGCAAAAGCAGTAGCAAAAGCAGCAATGGAAACTGGCGTTGCAAGAATCAAAGTCGACCCAGAAGAAGTCGCTGAAAAAACAAGAAAATTAACGATTATCGGCGAATAATCAATTGGAAAAGTGTGCACGTTCTTTCTGAAATTGGAGGAAAGACGTGCACCATTTCCTCTCATACGCGAAAATTTTTTCATCCGACATGATATTTTTTTGTAGACGTTCACAATTCACATATATCAACTGCTCAGCGCCCCAAACACATACTCATTTCTCATCAATTCCCCACTGAAAAAATTGAATGAAGGATGACAGCGTTTGACAAAAAAAGTACAATAGTTTCGGTACAGTTATGACATGTCCTATAATAGTGGATGTGCGTGTAAAGAAAAAACCCTTCAAAAAGGGAGGTAGTCATTTGTCAATTAAAAATATTTTCAGTAAAAAGAAAAAATATGCATCTGTACCCTCTGAACAGGCAAGTCAAGATGTGCCTGAAGGCATCATGACCAAATGTCCGCAATGTAAAAAAATAATGCTCACCAAAGAACTAGATAAAAATTTACGTGTTTGCATGAATTGCGGCCGGCATTTGCAAATGAATGCAAAACAGCGTATTGACAGCCTTGTTGACGAAGGCACATTTGAAGAATTTAACGGGCACCTGATCTCAGAAAACCCGCTCGGATTCCCAGGCTACGAAGAAAAGCTTGAGAAAGACAGAGAAAAAACGTCTTTGAATGAAGCCATTGTCACAGGTCAAGGTGAAATTGAAGGCAAGCGTGCTGTGATTGCTGTCATGGATGCCACATTCCGTATGGGTAGCATGGGCTCAGTTGTTGGTGAAAAGATCACACTTGCGATTGAGAAAGCAAAAGCGGACAAGGTGCCATTTATCATCTTTACTGCATCAGGCGGAGCGAGAATGCAAGAGGGAATTCTCAGTCTTATGCAGATGGCAAAAACAAGTTCAGCATTAAAACTGTTCAGTGAGGACCAAGGTTTGATTATCTCTGTGATGACGAACCCAACAACTGGCGGAGTATCAGCTAGTTTCGCGTCTCTTGGTGATTACAACTTTGCAGAACCTGGTGCTTTAATTGGGTTTGCAGGTCGTAGAATCATTGAACAAACAATTCGTGAAGACCTGCCAGAGGACTTCCAAACGGCTGAATTTTTGCTGAAGCATGGACAGCTGGATGCTGTCATTCATCGTGCAGAGATGAAAGAAACATTAGGCCGAATCTTAGCATTACACAGCACAGGAGGTGAACGAGAGTGGCTGGAGAACTAGAATTTGAAAAACCTGTCATTGAACTTCGAGCGAAAATTGATGAACTAAAAAAGTTCACACAAAACTCAGAAATGGATTTAAGTGCAGAAATTGAGCGTCTTGAAACACGTCTGAGCAAACTTGAAGCAGACATTTATACAAATTTAAAGCCGTGGGACAGAGTACAGATTGCTCGTCATGCGATGCGCCCAACAACTCTCGATTACATTCAAGAGCTGTTTGACAACTTTTTCGAGTGTCACGGTGACCGTTTTTATGGCGATGATGAAGCGATCGTTGGAGGAATTGCCACGTTTAAAGGGCTTCCTGTTACAGTGATTGGCCATCAGCGCGGTAAAGATACAAAAGAAAACTTGCGCCGTAATTTCGGAATGCCTCATCCAGAAGGCTACCGTAAAGCGCTGCGCTTGATGAAACAAGCAGATAAATTTAATCGTCCGATCATTTGCTTTATTGATACAAAAGGAGCTTATCCTGGTAAAGCAGCTGAAGAACGTGGGCAAAGTGAAGCAATTGCGAAAAACCTATTCGAAATGGCAGGACTTCGTGTACCGGTTGTCTGTATTGTCATTGGAGAAGGCGGAAGTGGCGGCGCACTAGGCTTAGGCGTAGGAAACCACCTATACATGCTAGAGAATTCAACGTATTCAGTGATTTCACCTGAAGGTGCAGCAGCACTGCTCTGGAAGGACTCATCACTTGCGAAAAAAGCTGCAGAATCAATGAAGATTACGGCTCCAGACCTAAAAGAATTAGATATTATAGATGATGTTATTAAAGAAGTGCAAGGTGGAGCACATCGAGACGTGAAACAACAAGCAGCCTACATTGAAACAACATTAAAACAGTCACTTACATCTTTGCTCAAACTAACACCTGAAGAACTAGTCGAACAAAGATATCAAAAATACAAAGCAATCGGGAAAGTATCGGTTGAAAATCAATATATTGGGGTAAACTAAATAAACGTACAGCCTTTTTGGCTGGCGTTTATTTTTTTCATCTTTTTTCATGAAAACCGTCCTCATGTAAGCGCTATTTGAAAATAATTTTCTTTTGTTTTCATAAAGTTTAAAACGTCTGAAAACCTTGATGCGGTGGGCTTTTGAGGAATGGACCCTCCTCGTTTTTGAAAGAATTGCTTTCATGACTTTCTTAACTTTTGTTTAAAAACGGTTTATTTAATTGTATAATAAGGACGGTTTTAGAAATACAAATTGAAAACATCCTGTTTTGCTCATGATTGTTTTCAAGCAGTGGAAATGGTATGTTTAATTCATATATGGTCTCTGAGGTGAAAAAGATGAAGCGTATAGGAGTTTTAACGAGCGGTGGGGATTCCCCAGGAATGAATGCAGCTGTGCGCGCAGTTGTAAGGAAAGCAATTTACCATAATGTTGAAGTTTACGGTATTTATAATGGATATTCAGGTCTAATTAACGGTAAAATTGAGAAACTTGAAATAGGTTCAGTTGGCGATATCATTCATCGTGGAGGAACAAAACTTTACACGGCAAGATGCCCTGAATTCAAGACAGTTGAAGGTCGTGAAAAAGGCATTGAGAACTTAAAAAAATTCGGTATTGAAGGACTTGTTGTGATCGGCGGAGACGGTTCATTCATGGGAGCGAAGAAATTAACGGAGCTCGGTTTTCCATGTGTAGGTGTCCCAGGTACAATCGACAACGATATCCCAGGTACTGATTTCACTATTGGCTTTGATACAGCACTGAATACAGTCATTGACGCCATTGATAAAATTCGTGATACAGCCACATCTCATGAACGTACATACGTAGTGGAAGTAATGGGAAGACATGCTGGTGATATTGCTCTTTGGTCAGGTCTTGCAGGCGGAGCCGAATCGATTTTGATTCCTGAAGCAGACTATGACATGGATGAAATTATTGCGAGATTAAGAAGAGGGCACGAGCGCGGCAAGAAGCACAGTATCATCATCGTCGCAGAAGGCGTAGGCAGCGGTGTTGAATTTGGTAAGCGGATTGAAGAGGAGACAAGCCTTGAAACCCGTGTATCTGTTTTAGGACATATTCAGCGCGGAGGTTCTCCAAGTGCGTTTGACCGAGTACTCGCAAGCCGTTTAGGAGCATACGCAGTAGAACTTCTTCTTGAAGGAAAAGGCGGACGCTGTGTAGGTATTTTAAGCAACGAACTCGTTCACCACGATATTTTAGATATCTTAGATAAAAAACATACAGTCGATCAAAATATGTACCGACTTTCACAAGAGCTCTCTATATAAATCGAGAAGACCTTAGGAGGAACAGTAATGAGAAAGACAAAAATCGTTTGTACAATCGGTCCAGCAAGTGAAACCATTGAAAAGCTGACTGAATTGATTGAAGCAGGAATGAATGTAGCCAGACTAAACTTCTCTCATGGAGATTTTGAAGAGCATGGTGCACGCATCGAAAACATTCGTAAAGCAGGGAAAACATTAGGCAAGGACATTGCGATCCTTCTTGATACAAAAGGTCCAGAGATCCGTACACGTACAGTTGAAAACGGCTCAATTGAGCTAGTCGCTGGTGCAGATCTCATCGTAAGTATGGAAGACATTGTTGGAAATACGGAAAAAATTAGTGTGACATATGAAGATTTGATCCATGATGTAGAAGTGGGTTCAACAATCCTTTTAGATGATGGTCTCATTGGTTTAGAAGTGAAAGAACTGAACATGGATCAGAAAGAAATCGTCACAAAGGTCATGAATACTGGCACGCTCAAAAACAAAAAAGGTGTAAACGTACCAGGTGTAAGTGTGAACTTGCCAGGTATTACAGAAAAAGATGCCAATGATATTCTGTTCGGAATTGAACAAGGCGTTGATTTCATCGCAGCTTCTTTTGTGAGACGAGCTTCTGATGTTCTTGAAATTCGTGAGCTTCTTGAAAAGAATAATGCGGCTGACATTCAAATCATCCCTAAGATTGAAAACCAAGAGGGTGTTGATAACATTGATGAAATCCTTGAGGTATCAGACGGTTTGATGGTTGCGCGTGGAGATCTTGGTGTAGAGATCCCAGCAGAAGAAGTACCGCTTGTTCAAAAAATGCTCATCAAAAAATGCAATCGCTTGGGCAAACCTGTCATCACAGCAACCCAAATGCTTGATAGCATGCAGCGTAATCCTCGTCCAACTCGTGCGGAAGCAAGTGACGTGGCAAATGCTATTTTTGATGGCACAGATGCGATTATGCTTTCTGGTGAAACAGCAGCAGGAACGTATCCAGTGGAAGCTGTACAAACAATGCATAACATTGCATCACGTTCAGAAGATGCACTCAACTATAAAGCCATTCTTTCTCGCAGAAGCGAAGAAGTAGATGTCAGCATTACTGATGCCATTGGTCAATCTGTTGCACATACAGCGATGAAGCTTGACGTTGCAGCGATTGTGACACCTACGGAAAGCGGTCATACAGCGAGAATGATTTCAAAATATAGACCAAAAGCACCAATCGTAGCAGTCACAGCAAACGAATCAGTTGCAAGGAAGCTATCTCTTGTATTCGGTGTATTTGCGAAGAGTGGATCAAAAACGACGTCTACGGATGAAATGCTTGAGAATGCAGTCGAGAAATCGATTGAAACAGGCTACGTGAGACATGGCGATTTAATCGTTATTACAGCTGGTGTGCCAGTTGGTGAAACAGGTACAACAAACTTAATGAAAGTGTATGTTGTCGGTGACATCATTGCGAAAGGTCAAGGAATTGGCCGTAAATCTGCATTTGGACCGGTTGTCATTGCACAAAGCGGAAAAGAAGCAGAAGAAAAAATGTACGATGGGGCGATTCTTGTCGCAAACTGTACAGATCGTGATATGATGAGTGCTTTAGAGAAAGCATCTGCCTTGATCACAGAAGAAGGCGGCTTAACAAGCCATGCAGCAGTCGTTGGACTCAGCCTTGGCATTCCAGTGATTGTAGGTCTTGATGGAGCTACAACACTCCTAAAAGAAGGCGAAGAAATTACAGTAGATCCGGCACGCGGAGCGATCTACAAAGGCCGTGCAAGCGTCCTATAAATGATACACACGAGGGGAGTTGTCTGACTCCTCTCTTTTTTTATGTTACACTAAAAAAGTAAAACAGTTTTCGATGAAAGATACCCCATGAGGTGATATGGCTTGAAAAAATATTTGCTACTATTATTGATTCTGTTCCCTGCAGTGGAAATCAGTTTATTTTTAATATCAAGTAAAATCATTGGCATTTTGCCAACGATGCTGTTGATCGTACTCACGAGTGCATTAGGCGCTTACTTTGCAAGAAAGCAAGGAATTGAAGCTTTTCAAAAAGTGCAAAGAGATTTACAATATGGCAAAATGCCAGGGGGAACGATAGTTGATGGTTTTTGCATTCTAATCGGTGGTCTGCTACTGCTCATCCCCGGCTTCTTATCGGATATCATCGGTGCGCTGCTGCTCATTCCGATGACGAGAAAGCAAATCAAGCCGCTTTTTGAACGCTGGCTTAGAAACATGTCTAATCGCAATCGCTATACAATTATTCGCTAAAGAGACCTTGAACTAAAGGTCTCTTTTACTTTTGCATGCCGTACCGAATGTACTGATAGATATCGCTGAAAACACCTGCATTACGAAATGCTTGCCACACGACAAGGGAGGCAGGGCCAATGACGAGTCCAAGGAAACCGAACCATTTTAACCCGACAAATAGCGCCACGAGCGTAGCTAAAGGATTAAGTCCAATGGATTTGCTTAAGACTTTTGGCTCTGAAATTTGTCTTTGAAGGAGCACGACAATGTATAAAATGCCGAGCCCAATGGCGAGTGAAAGGTTGCCTGTCATGACGGAGTAAATGATCCATGGCAGAAAAACAGTGCCGCTCCCGATATAAGGAAGTAAATCGACAAACCCAATACATAAAGCAATGACAAGGGCGTGCTCGACTTTTAAGATCATCAGTCCGATGATGACAAGGCCAATGGTCATGGCAACAAGCAAAAGCTGCGCCTTCATAAAACCGGTAATGGCTTTTTTGATTTCAGATAAAATGGCTCGTGTATGCTGCATCCATTTTGCGGGAAAGATACGAGAACCATATTTTTTTAATGTAAACCAATCTTTTGTGATAAAAAAAGTCGCCAGTGCAGAAAACAAAAGGGTTGCGGCTGCATCAGGCAAAAGACCTAAAAAAGCCGGGATAAGCTCGAGAGTTTTTGAAAGAAAAGTCCCTATTTTTGCAGCAGCTTCATCGCCCAGCGCTTGGATTTGTCCCAAAATTGATTCCTTTTGCCCTGCTTGCAGCGTATTAAATTGGGCGGTTACATCATGGTACAAAGGCAGGATCTTATCTGTAAAAAAACGTTCGACAATCCCAATGATTTGATCAAGGTGACCAGGTAGAACTTTTGCTAAATAAGCACTTCCTGAGATGATTTCTGCTACTAAGAGTGTGATGAAACCGGCGGCTACTACTAAAAAGAGCAGTAGTACAATGACTACAACGAATCCTCTCGGCATTCCGGTGATCTCTTCTATTTTGCATACGACAGGGTGAATGAGGCAGGAGACAATAAGTGCAATCCAAAAAGGATATAAAAAAGGAAAAGACTGATATAAAAAGACAACCGCAAATACAGCAATGCTGATCATCATCAAACTTCGTAGAAAAATGGCCATATAGGTGTGATTCACACAATCCCCTCCAAAAAACAAGCATGTCCGATACTTCATTTTATTCAAAAAGATTAGTAATATGAAAAGGTCGCAATAAAAAGAAAGGAAGGGGCGGCGTATGTTTACTCAAGCAAATTTATTTTTGGTTCTTTTACTCGTTATTGCACTTATTGCAAAAAACAATTCATTAATCTTAGCGGTTTCTGTGCTTATTGGGATTAAGCTGATTGGTTTGGATCAAAAGGTTTTCCCGGTTCTTCAATCGAAAGGCATCAATTGGGGGGTCACCGTTATTACTATTGCTGTACTTGTCCCTATTGCAACAGGAGACATTGGATTTAAACAGCTTGGAGAAGCAGTGAAATCTTCTTATGCTTGGATTGCACTTGGAGCGGGTATATTAGTAGCATTAATTGCAAAAAACGGTATTGTGCTACTCGAGAATGATCCGCATATCACGACAGCGCTTGTGTTCGGGACGATTTTAGCAGTCAGCTTATTCAAAGGTGTAGCTGTCGGTCCGCTGATCGGAGCAGGAATTGCTTATTTGGCGATGCAGGCTGTGAAATTTTTCAGCGGTTGAAAAGAGAGTGGTTCATACCACTTTCTTTTTTTATTTTTTTCTTGCGTGAGCTTTTGCAAAAAAACATAATTAAATATAATAAAAGAAGCAAAATCCCTTTATTCCATGCCTGATATGGAAGACTGGAAAAAAAAATATCAAAAAAAATTATAGTTAAACATTTAACAAATGTCTGATTATTGTTTATAATGGGAATAGGCTTAATTTTGAACTCATTGATCACACAAGAGATATGAGGCTAAAAGCGCTCTAACCGTATAGGTAAATGTAAGCATTTTCTTTTCTGAACCTGCCGTCTTATTCGGATTGGATAGCGCTTTCAAAAAGCGAGAATTCTGCAACGAAGGGGAATCTTTTTAAAAAGGGGAGATTGAACATGACAGCAACAAGAGGTCTTGAAGGTATTGTGGCAACAACTTCATCCGTAAGCTCAATTATTGATGATACTCTTACTTACGTAGGGTACAATATCGATGATTTAACTGAAAAAGCTACTTTCGAAGAAATTGTCTACCTGTTATGGCACTTAAAGCTGCCGAATGAGCAAGAGCTGAGCGAGTTAAAACAGCAGCTCAACGAAAATGCTCACATTCCGCAAGAAATCATTGAGCACTTTAAATCGTATTCGCTGGATGGGGTTCATCCAATGTCTGCGATTCGTACAGCGGTATCCTTACTAGGATTACTTGATGACGAATCAGAGATTATGGACAAAGAAGCGAATTACAGAAAAGCCATTCGCTTACAGGCGAAAATTTCTGGACTAGTCGCTGCATTTTCACGTATTCGTAAGGGACTTGAGCCTGTACAGCCAAAAGAAGAATACAGCTATGCTGCAAACTTCTTATATATGCTAAATGGCGAAGAGCCTTCACCAGTAGAAATTGAGGCAATTGATAAGGCACTCATTCTACATGCGGATCATGAATTAAACGCATCGACATTTACAGCACGTGTATGTGTTGCTACACTATCAGATATCTACTCTGGTGTAACAGCGGCTATCGGTGCGCTAAAAGGACCACTTCATGGCGGAGCCAACGAAGGCGTGATGAAGATGCTTTCAGAAATTGGCGAAGTTGAAAACGTAGATTCCTATATTCATGGTAAGCTAGAGAAGAAAGAAAAAATTATGGGCTTTGGCCACCGCGTATATCGCCAAGGTGATCCGCGTGCAAAGCATCTAAAAGAAATGAGTCAGCGTTTAACAAACCTGACTGGCGAGCCGAAATGGTATGAAATGTCTGTTCGCGCAGAGGAAATCGTGACATCAGAGAAAAATCTTCCACCAAATGTTGATTTTTATTCTGCATCTGTATATCACAGTCTTGGGATTGATCATGACTTGTTCACACCAATTTTCGTGATCAGCCGATTCTCTGGATGGATTGCTCACATTTTAGAGCAGTATGACAACAACCGTCTTATCCGTCCAAGAGCTGACTACATTGGACCTGATCTTCAAACGTTTGTTCCGATCAGTGAAAGAGACTAATGTTTATAGAATAAGCAGGGGCTGATCTCGGGAAGGCCAATCAGCCTCTATATCAACAAAAACGAAACACGTGAAAAACTTCTTCGCTTGCAGACATCAAGCCAAGAAGTTTCAAATATTCACTACATAACCTGGGAGGTAATATCATTGTCACAAGGCGAAAAAATTACAGTTACTGGCGGCGTATTGAATGTACCAAATAATCCAATTATCCCGTTTATCGAAGGGGACGGAATCGGTCCTGACATTTGGAAAGCAGCATCAAGAGTACTTGAAGCAGCTGTAGAAAAAGCATATAAAGGTGAAAAGCAAATCACTTGGAAAGAAGTATATGCCGGTGAGAAAGCTTACAATAAAACTGGTGAATGGCTTCCTGAGCAAACACTAGAAGACATTCGTGAATACTTAATCGCAATCAAAGGACCACTAACAACACCAATCGGCGGAGGAATCCGTTCATTAAACGTGGCACTTAGACAAGAGCTTGATCTATTCACATGCTTACGTCCAGTTCGCTGGTTCAAAGGCGTACCGTCTCCTGTGAAACGTCCAGAAGACACAGATATGGTCATCTTCCGTGAGAATACAGAAGATATCTATGCTGGTATCGAGTATGCAAAAGGATCAGACGAAGTGAAGAAGTTAATTGACTTCTTGAAAAACGAATTAGGTGTAAACAAAATCCGTTTTCCAGAAACATCAGGTATCGGAATCAAGCCAGTTTCTGAAGAAGGAACTTCTCGCCTTGTTAGAGCGGCTATCCAATATGCAATCGACCAAGGCCGTAAGTCTGTGACGCTTGTTCACAAAGGGAACATCATGAAATTTACAGAAGGAGCCTTCAAAAACTGGGGCTACGAAGTGGCTGAAAAAGAGTTTGGCGACAAGGTCTTTACATGGGCACAATATGATCGTATTGTAGAACAAGATGGAAAAGATGCGGCAAACAAAGCGCAAAGTGAAGCAGAAGCTGCTGGCAAAATTATTGTCAAAGACAGCATTGCAGATATTTTCCTTCAACAAATCCTAACTCGTCCAGCTGAGTTCGATGTTGTGGCAACAATGAACTTAAACGGAGATTACATCTCTGATGCTCTTGCAGCACAAGTTGGTGGAATTGGTATCGCACCAGGTGCGAACATCAACTACGAAACAGGACACGCTATTTTTGAAGCGACTCACGGAACAGCACCTAAATATGCTGGTCTTGATAAAGTGAACCCATCTTCTGTTCTTCTATCAGGCGTGCTTTTACTTGAGCACCTTGGATGGCAGGAAGCAGCTGATCTAGTGATTCAATCTGTTGAAAATACAATTGCATCAAAAGTCGTTACTTACGATTTTGCTAGATTAATGGATGGCGCAACAGAAGTGAAATGTTCTGAGTTTGCTGACGAGCTCATCAAAAACTTGTCTTGATTCTTAAACTTTAAAGTTAAAGGGGAAAAAGGAAATGGCAAACAAGCGTAAAAAAGTATCTGTTATCGGAGCGGGCTTTACTGGAGCAACTACAGCATTTCTAACGGCTCAAAAAGAATTAGCGGACGTCGTATTAGTCGATATCCCGCAGCTTGAGAACCCAACAAAAGGGAAAGCACTTGATATGCTGGAAGCAAGTCCAGTTCAAGGCTTCGATGCAAACATTACAGGAACTTCTAACTACGAAGATACAGCCGGTTCTGATGTTGTGGTCATTACGGCGGGAATTGCAAGAAAGCCGGGAATGAGCCGTGACGATCTTGTGTCAACAAATGAAAAAATCATGCGTAGTGTGACACGCGAAATCGTTAAATATTCTCCAGAAGCGATCATTGTTGTATTAACAAACCCTGTTGATGCAATGACGTATGCAGTTTATAAAGAATCAGGATTACCAAAGGAAAAAGTCATTGGACAATCGGGTATTCTTGATACAGCACGTTTCCGCACGTTCGTTGCTCAAGAATTAAACCTATCTGTTAAAGACGTGACGGGCTTTGTACTTGGTGGACATGGTGATGACATGGTTCCTCTTGTTCGTTACTCTTATGCAGGCGGTATCCCGCTTGAAACATTGATTCCTAAAGAGCGAATTGATGCAATTGTTGAAAGAACAAGAAAAGGTGGCGGCGAAATCGTAAACCTATTAGGTAACGGTAGTGCCTATTATGCTCCTGCTGCTTCACTAGTCGAAATGGTTGAGGCGATCCTTAAAGATCAGCGCCGCGTCATGCCAACGATTGCTTACCTTGAAGGTGAATATGGCTACGAAGGCATTTACCTAGGTGTACCAACAATCGTAGGTGGAAACGGCCTTGAGCAGATCATCGAGCTTGAGCTGACAGAAGAAGAAAGAAGTCAGCTTGACCGTTCTGTTGAATCTGTTAAGAATGTCATGAAAGTATTGTCTTAATATGAATAAAAAAGAAGGCTTCTCGTATGAGGAGTCTTCTTTTTGTTTACAAAACAAATCTTGTCGAAATTTTAAATTGTTCTCTTGTTAAGCTTTCGTTAAAATGAAAGAGAAAGCATGACTTCTCGCTTTTCACATAAGATACAAAAAAACGGATGCAGGGGAAATCACTAATTGGAGGCACAACATGAATAAAAAAATATTAGTTGTGGATGATGAAGAATCGATTGTAACACTTCTAAGCTATAACCTTGAAAGAGCGGGCTATGATGTCGTCACAGCAAGAGACGGAGAAGAAGCGCTTGAAAAAGCAGCAAGTGAACAGCCTGATCTCATTGTATTAGATTTAATGCTTCCGAAAATGGACGGCATCGAAGTGTGCAAACAACTGAGAATTCAAAAAATGATGTTCCCTATTTTAATGCTGACAGCAAAGGACGATGAATTTGATAAGGTGCTAGGTCTTGAGCTTGGAGCCGATGATTACATGACAAAGCCATTCAGTCCAAGAGAAGTGGGTGCTCGGGTAAAAGCCATCTTGAGAAGAGCACAGCAATCTCAGCCTGCCCCCACACAAGAGGAGAAGGAAGAGATCATTGCAGATCAAATCAAAATTGGTGAACTGCGCATTTTACCAGAACACTACGAAGTCTATTTTCAGGAAGAACGTCTAGAACTGACGCCAAAAGAATTTGAACTACTGCTTTATTTGGCGAAGCATAAAGGACGTGTCCTCACGCGTGATTTATTGCTAAGTGCCGTTTGGAATTATGACTTTGCAGGTGATACTCGTATTGTGGATGTGCA harbors:
- a CDS encoding FxsA family protein, which translates into the protein MKKYLLLLLILFPAVEISLFLISSKIIGILPTMLLIVLTSALGAYFARKQGIEAFQKVQRDLQYGKMPGGTIVDGFCILIGGLLLLIPGFLSDIIGALLLIPMTRKQIKPLFERWLRNMSNRNRYTIIR
- the ytvI gene encoding sporulation integral membrane protein YtvI, which gives rise to MNHTYMAIFLRSLMMISIAVFAVVFLYQSFPFLYPFWIALIVSCLIHPVVCKIEEITGMPRGFVVVIVLLLFLVVAAGFITLLVAEIISGSAYLAKVLPGHLDQIIGIVERFFTDKILPLYHDVTAQFNTLQAGQKESILGQIQALGDEAAAKIGTFLSKTLELIPAFLGLLPDAAATLLFSALATFFITKDWFTLKKYGSRIFPAKWMQHTRAILSEIKKAITGFMKAQLLLVAMTIGLVIIGLMILKVEHALVIALCIGFVDLLPYIGSGTVFLPWIIYSVMTGNLSLAIGLGILYIVVLLQRQISEPKVLSKSIGLNPLATLVALFVGLKWFGFLGLVIGPASLVVWQAFRNAGVFSDIYQYIRYGMQK
- the citZ gene encoding citrate synthase yields the protein MTATRGLEGIVATTSSVSSIIDDTLTYVGYNIDDLTEKATFEEIVYLLWHLKLPNEQELSELKQQLNENAHIPQEIIEHFKSYSLDGVHPMSAIRTAVSLLGLLDDESEIMDKEANYRKAIRLQAKISGLVAAFSRIRKGLEPVQPKEEYSYAANFLYMLNGEEPSPVEIEAIDKALILHADHELNASTFTARVCVATLSDIYSGVTAAIGALKGPLHGGANEGVMKMLSEIGEVENVDSYIHGKLEKKEKIMGFGHRVYRQGDPRAKHLKEMSQRLTNLTGEPKWYEMSVRAEEIVTSEKNLPPNVDFYSASVYHSLGIDHDLFTPIFVISRFSGWIAHILEQYDNNRLIRPRADYIGPDLQTFVPISERD
- the accA gene encoding acetyl-CoA carboxylase carboxyl transferase subunit alpha, which encodes MAGELEFEKPVIELRAKIDELKKFTQNSEMDLSAEIERLETRLSKLEADIYTNLKPWDRVQIARHAMRPTTLDYIQELFDNFFECHGDRFYGDDEAIVGGIATFKGLPVTVIGHQRGKDTKENLRRNFGMPHPEGYRKALRLMKQADKFNRPIICFIDTKGAYPGKAAEERGQSEAIAKNLFEMAGLRVPVVCIVIGEGGSGGALGLGVGNHLYMLENSTYSVISPEGAAALLWKDSSLAKKAAESMKITAPDLKELDIIDDVIKEVQGGAHRDVKQQAAYIETTLKQSLTSLLKLTPEELVEQRYQKYKAIGKVSVENQYIGVN
- the accD gene encoding acetyl-CoA carboxylase, carboxyltransferase subunit beta, whose amino-acid sequence is MSIKNIFSKKKKYASVPSEQASQDVPEGIMTKCPQCKKIMLTKELDKNLRVCMNCGRHLQMNAKQRIDSLVDEGTFEEFNGHLISENPLGFPGYEEKLEKDREKTSLNEAIVTGQGEIEGKRAVIAVMDATFRMGSMGSVVGEKITLAIEKAKADKVPFIIFTASGGARMQEGILSLMQMAKTSSALKLFSEDQGLIISVMTNPTTGGVSASFASLGDYNFAEPGALIGFAGRRIIEQTIREDLPEDFQTAEFLLKHGQLDAVIHRAEMKETLGRILALHSTGGEREWLEN
- a CDS encoding DUF441 domain-containing protein, giving the protein MFTQANLFLVLLLVIALIAKNNSLILAVSVLIGIKLIGLDQKVFPVLQSKGINWGVTVITIAVLVPIATGDIGFKQLGEAVKSSYAWIALGAGILVALIAKNGIVLLENDPHITTALVFGTILAVSLFKGVAVGPLIGAGIAYLAMQAVKFFSG
- the pfkA gene encoding 6-phosphofructokinase — protein: MKRIGVLTSGGDSPGMNAAVRAVVRKAIYHNVEVYGIYNGYSGLINGKIEKLEIGSVGDIIHRGGTKLYTARCPEFKTVEGREKGIENLKKFGIEGLVVIGGDGSFMGAKKLTELGFPCVGVPGTIDNDIPGTDFTIGFDTALNTVIDAIDKIRDTATSHERTYVVEVMGRHAGDIALWSGLAGGAESILIPEADYDMDEIIARLRRGHERGKKHSIIIVAEGVGSGVEFGKRIEEETSLETRVSVLGHIQRGGSPSAFDRVLASRLGAYAVELLLEGKGGRCVGILSNELVHHDILDILDKKHTVDQNMYRLSQELSI
- the pyk gene encoding pyruvate kinase, whose protein sequence is MRKTKIVCTIGPASETIEKLTELIEAGMNVARLNFSHGDFEEHGARIENIRKAGKTLGKDIAILLDTKGPEIRTRTVENGSIELVAGADLIVSMEDIVGNTEKISVTYEDLIHDVEVGSTILLDDGLIGLEVKELNMDQKEIVTKVMNTGTLKNKKGVNVPGVSVNLPGITEKDANDILFGIEQGVDFIAASFVRRASDVLEIRELLEKNNAADIQIIPKIENQEGVDNIDEILEVSDGLMVARGDLGVEIPAEEVPLVQKMLIKKCNRLGKPVITATQMLDSMQRNPRPTRAEASDVANAIFDGTDAIMLSGETAAGTYPVEAVQTMHNIASRSEDALNYKAILSRRSEEVDVSITDAIGQSVAHTAMKLDVAAIVTPTESGHTARMISKYRPKAPIVAVTANESVARKLSLVFGVFAKSGSKTTSTDEMLENAVEKSIETGYVRHGDLIVITAGVPVGETGTTNLMKVYVVGDIIAKGQGIGRKSAFGPVVIAQSGKEAEEKMYDGAILVANCTDRDMMSALEKASALITEEGGLTSHAAVVGLSLGIPVIVGLDGATTLLKEGEEITVDPARGAIYKGRASVL